Proteins encoded in a region of the Equus asinus isolate D_3611 breed Donkey chromosome X, EquAss-T2T_v2, whole genome shotgun sequence genome:
- the IL13RA2 gene encoding interleukin-13 receptor subunit alpha-2 has protein sequence MAFTRLDSRCLYTLLICMAFGSTLSSNAEINVNAPQDFEIVDPGYLGYLYLQWQRPLSLDNFKECTVEYELKYRNIDSENWKTVITKNLCYKDGFDLNKGVEAKIRTLLPGQCTNGSEVQSSWAEVTYWTSLQGNLGTKIQDMDCIYYNWQDLLCSWKSGMGVHFDTNYNLFYWYEGLHHALQCADYIKVNGKNIGCRFPYLESSDYKDFYICVNGSSESEPIRPSYFIFQLQNIVKPLPPDYLSLIVKSSEDISLKWNMPRGPIPAKCFIYEIKFTEDDTTWVTTTVENEIYIARTSNESKRLCFLVRSKVNIYCSDDGIWSEWSDEQCWNGDILKKASLFFLIPFALISLLVSLVTCLVLYNQKDLLKTAFQTKKEVFSHQETQC, from the exons atggctttCACTCGTTTGGATAGCAGATGCCTCTATACCCTTCTTATTTGCATGGCATTTGGCTCTACTTTGTCTTCAAACGCCGAGATAAACG TTAATGCTCCTCAGGACTTTGAGATAGTAGATCCTGGATATTTAGGTTATCTCTATTTGCAATGGCAACGTCCTCTGTCTCTGGATAATTTTAAGGAATGCACAGTAGAATATGAATTAAAATACCGAAACATTGATAGTGAAAACTGGAAG ACCGTCATTACTAAGAATCTATGCTACAAAGATGGGTTCGACCTTAACAAAGGTGTTGAAGCAAAGATACGCACACTTCTGCCAGGGCAATGCACAAATGGGTCAGAAGTTCAAAGCTCGTGGGCAGAAGTTACTTATTGGACATCACTACAAG GAAATCTGGGAACTAAAATTCAGGATATGGACTGTATATATTACAACTGGCAAGATTTGCTGTGCTCTTGGAAATCTGGCATGGGTGTTCATTTTGATACCAATTACAACTTGTTTTACTG GTATGAGGGCTTGCACCATGCATTACAGTGTGCCGATTACATCAAGgttaatggaaaaaatattggaTGCAGGTTTCCCTATTTGGAGTCATCAGACTATAAAGATTTCTACATCTGTGTTAATGGATCATCAGAATCCGAGCCTATCAGACCCAGCTATTTCATTTTTCAGCTTCAAAATATAG tTAAACCTTTGCCACCAGACTACCTTAGTCTCATTGTGAAGAGTTCAGAGGACATTAGCCTGAAATGGAACATGCCTAGAGGACCCATTCCAGCAAAGTGTTTCATTTATGAAATCAAGTTCACAGAAGATGATACTACCTGGGTG ACTACCACAGttgaaaatgaaatatacatTGCAAGAACATCAAATGAAAGCAAACGATTATGCTTTTTAGTAAGAagcaaagtgaatatttattgctCAGATGATGGAATTTGGAGTGAGTGGAGTGATGAACAATGCTGGAATG GTGACATATTGAAGAAAGCCTCGTTATTTTTCCTGATACCATTTGCACTTATCTCATTACTTGTCTCATTAGTAACTTGTCTGGTTTTGTACAATCAAAAAGATTTACTGAAAACG GcttttcaaacaaaaaaagaagtctttTCTCATCAGGAGACACAGTGTTGA